The region ttgcatTGTCTTATTGACCTACACATACTTAAGTATTTTAATTCCTTAAtcttacttttctttattattctGACTCAGGCTTACTCACACCTGTTTCAACAAGTGTGTTGAGAAAAGGTATGGTTTTTTATGGTCTTCCGATAAAAACTTGCAGGAGTTTACACAGTGTTGGACTATCATTTCTTGTTATGAATGCATTTCTTTTGTTGCTTTCAATTGTTTAATTTAATTGATAATAAATAGTAAACAAATATTTTTCATCATGTATTACTTTACTGTAAAATTATAAAGATCTTACTGTAGCCTTTTTGATTCCAGGTACAAGGAATCTGAATTAAACATGGGTGAAAATACCTGCATTGATCGCTGTGTTTCAAAATATTGGCAGGTAAGTCGTTCATGCTGCCTCCTGATTTCTctttctatttttttaatttacaTAAATTGTCAGAAGGGTTACATTGGGTACTAGTTACTCCTTTCAACCATTATACTAATCATCATTTGACACTTTCAATATATCTTTATCAAGATACTTAACTGTTCACTGTTATCGTATCATTTCGTGCTTAGAGAAAGCCTTGCTTACTGTCTATAATTTTAATGTTAACACTAGAAAAAGATAGATATTTCATAATACAGATATCACTGACTGAAACTGAAACCAAAGAGCTGTCATTTTTTCTGAGTAGAGGTCTTGTAACAGGGACAATTCTAGAACTCACATTTACCAGCCTGTTGCTGAGCATATTCAACTAAACTGTTATCATATTAAAAAATAATCTCACCTGTTTACTTAAAACTGCTAATTTTTGTCAATATAACCCTTTTAGTGCATCACAGAGGCCTTTATCTGGCTATGTCCTTAAGACTTCCCACTTTCAATACAGAGGTGCACATCACATACAAACATACCACCTGCATTCGAAGAATTAAGGATTTATGCTCTGCTGTAAGTTATAGGCGAGGTTCTGTTGCTAGGTTGGTTTAATGTGGTATCGATAGCAATTGTTCTTTTTTATATGATAATTGCTATGGAATGAGCTGTTGAGGAAGAATGTCCCATCCCTTGTCTCTAGAACTCTTAGGGACAATAGACTAATTTCCTCTTGAGTGCCATCACTGTTCTTACCTTTGCCTTGAAGTGGGGCCAACAGCTCCACACTCTTTCACAGATTCGCCAAAGGGGGATAGTTGATCTTTATTTTATTCCCCTTGTCTCTAGAACCCATAGGGACAATAGACAGGTTTCCTCTTGAGTGCCATCGCTTTTCTTACCTTTGCTTCAAGAGGGGCCAGCGCTTTCGCGATTGCTTTGTGGGGACAGTTGCTCTTTCTTTTATACCCCTTGCTACGAATATGTTTTTATGCGTATGCGCCGTTCATGCCTTTGGAATCGGCTGGTGCTGGCATTTTCTATGTGACGAACATGGCATCAAACACCAAATCCTACACTATAGTTTAACAAAATGAAATTAGAGCTAATGCTTAGTGAGCTTCTCTGACTCTATCTCTTTGTCTGCTTCTTCTCATATGAATTAGTTTCCTGTTGATATGCTAAGAGTCAagaattaaaataaatcaaatagCTCTTGGTTCTTTTTGTCTTTCTTGCAGGTAGTGTGTTCATCTCCTAATAGTAGAAATTGAAAGTAAAGAGTTAATATAATAAATTAAGATTCTCAccttttttatatataataatatgttcGCAGGTAACTAATCTGATTGGTCAGCTGCTTGGTACTGGCAAACCTCCAATGTGAGTCATGGATTTTCATCAAGCAAACAGTTGGATGAGTTTTTTTTCCTTCTACATTAAATATATTTAACTACCATAGGAGAGTTGGTGAGTGTGTTGTCTTGTTCGTTCCATTCTATTTTATTAGCAGCAGTTTTCATCCTCGACGTTACTTTTAATACAACTTGGAAATTTTAGTCTTCCATAATTTTTTGGTAATTGTAATAATTTGTGGCAGTTCTATTAAATATTATAATGACTACAGGTTGTACACAACTACACATGCAAATTTGACAACTCTATAATGTTCCTAACCTAGAGGGCGAGATGTCTTGTTTGATCAGAAGCAGTGTGTAACCGTTTTTAGTCAAAGGGAAACACGTATCATGGTTTTGCTAAATACGGTTTCCCCAGAACGACAACATATTCCATTTTCTTGCCAAATTCCAAAAAAGGCCTTTAGATATAAGATGAAATTGCAGGAATAGTCTGATGAGGTTTACGTTGACTTCAGAAGATATGTAATGTAATTTGTTCATGTTGGAAATTTCATTAGTTTATAACTTATATTTATAACCTCTAAATAGGGAGTCTAAATAGTTGGTATAAAGCAAAAGAGATTTAATTTCCTTTCCTATTTTTGGTTATACTTCAATTTTCATTTGGACCAAATCATTCAGAAATAGGAGTACTTGAGAAACAAAAGAAACCTTGACTTGTGGTGTTCTGTTTTCGCAGAGCGAATTATGAACAATATTTATTCTTTGAATGTAGTAAACGTATCTTTACTATAAAGTGTGACGCAGATTTGTATTACTGTGAAGTGTCTTGTTTTACCAATCACGGCTGCAGTAGTAATGGCTCCTTATGAAAATCAGAAATGTCGGTGGGGAGGAGATTAAGTTACTTAGTAGAGTACTCTGGGGGATTTGGTTCTTCAGGAAAAGCGAGTGTGGGAGCAAAAAGTGATTAATGATATGGCTGGAGTGCCAAGT is a window of Apium graveolens cultivar Ventura chromosome 11, ASM990537v1, whole genome shotgun sequence DNA encoding:
- the LOC141698653 gene encoding mitochondrial import inner membrane translocase subunit TIM10; translated protein: MAANNSPPIVDKEQIFGMAAQEMEYRVEMFNKLTHTCFNKCVEKRYKESELNMGENTCIDRCVSKYWQVTNLIGQLLGTGKPPM